From a single Calothrix sp. NIES-2098 genomic region:
- a CDS encoding macrophage migration inhibitory factor family protein, whose translation MPLIKVQTSVSAPEKSEVETMLKSLSAKLAKHLGKPESYVMTAFEPEVPMTFAGTTDPVCYIEIKSIGTMKPDQTSIMSQDFCQQINQALGVPKNRIYIEFADAKGAMWGWNGTTFG comes from the coding sequence ATGCCCTTAATTAAAGTACAAACTTCTGTATCTGCTCCGGAAAAGTCTGAAGTTGAGACAATGCTGAAAAGCCTATCAGCTAAGTTAGCAAAGCATTTAGGAAAACCTGAATCCTATGTAATGACAGCTTTTGAACCCGAAGTTCCGATGACGTTTGCAGGTACTACAGATCCAGTTTGCTACATTGAAATTAAAAGTATCGGCACAATGAAACCCGACCAAACAAGTATTATGAGTCAGGATTTTTGTCAACAAATTAACCAAGCATTAGGTGTACCTAAAAATCGCATTTATATAGAGTTTGCAGATGCTAAGGGCGCGATGTGGGGCTGGAACGGTACGACATTTGGTTAG
- a CDS encoding cobalamin synthesis protein P47K, with translation MQSAVTPESQAMDAPKQGIPVTIITGFLGSGKTTLLNHILTNQQGLKTAVLVNEFGEIGIDNELIVSTDENMVELNNGCICCTINSDLVDAVYKVLEREEKLDYLVVETTGLADPLPVALTFLGTELRDLTRLDSIITVVDAANYSLDLFNSQAAYSQIAYGDVIILNKADLVDEAALNELERKIGEVKEGARILRTTRSDVPLPLILSVGLFESDKYFDNVADEHEHHHHAHEHHDHDHSTCGHDHHDHDHDHEHHHHHSDHLENDGFTSLSFQSDKPFSIRKFQYFLDNQLPTAVFRAKGIMWFDESPKRHIFHLCGKRFTMDDDEWKGQPKNQLVLIGQNLDSETLLSQLENCLCLPSVSRGKGFGK, from the coding sequence ATGCAATCAGCAGTTACTCCTGAATCTCAAGCAATGGATGCGCCAAAACAAGGTATACCTGTAACAATCATTACAGGATTCCTCGGTAGTGGTAAGACAACATTACTTAATCATATCTTGACTAATCAACAGGGATTAAAAACCGCTGTTTTAGTCAATGAATTTGGTGAAATTGGCATCGATAACGAATTAATTGTTTCCACCGATGAAAACATGGTGGAACTCAATAATGGTTGTATTTGTTGCACCATTAATAGCGATTTAGTTGATGCCGTTTACAAAGTTTTAGAACGTGAAGAAAAGTTAGATTATTTAGTTGTAGAAACAACTGGACTAGCAGATCCATTGCCAGTAGCTCTAACATTTCTCGGTACGGAATTGCGGGATTTAACCCGTTTGGATTCGATTATTACCGTAGTAGACGCGGCGAATTACAGCCTAGATTTATTCAATTCTCAGGCAGCGTATAGTCAGATTGCTTATGGTGATGTCATTATTTTGAATAAAGCAGATTTAGTTGATGAAGCTGCTTTAAATGAATTAGAACGCAAAATTGGTGAAGTTAAAGAAGGAGCCAGAATTCTTCGCACTACACGTTCAGATGTGCCACTTCCCTTAATTTTGAGTGTTGGTTTATTTGAGTCTGATAAGTATTTTGATAACGTGGCAGACGAACATGAGCATCATCACCACGCTCATGAGCATCACGACCACGATCATTCTACCTGCGGTCATGACCATCACGACCATGACCATGACCATGAGCATCATCACCATCATTCTGACCACTTAGAAAATGATGGTTTCACCTCATTGTCTTTCCAAAGTGATAAGCCTTTTTCTATTAGGAAGTTTCAATATTTCTTAGATAACCAACTACCTACTGCTGTCTTCCGCGCTAAGGGAATTATGTGGTTTGATGAAAGCCCCAAACGTCATATTTTCCACTTGTGTGGTAAGCGCTTCACAATGGATGATGATGAATGGAAAGGTCAACCAAAAAATCAGCTAGTTTTGATTGGTCAAAATTTAGATAGCGAAACTTTGCTCAGTCAGCTAGAAAATTGCCTTTGTCTTCCATCTGTTAGTCGAGGTAAAGGCTTCGGTAAATAA
- a CDS encoding cysteinyl-tRNA synthetase → MTLTLYNTLTRRQEPFETVEPGKVKMYYCGVTVYDYCHLGHARACIVWDVVRRYLQFIGYEVRYIQNFTDIDDKILNRARQEHSSMEAVADRFIKAYFEDMGRLGIKKADEYPRATHTMNGIQRLIHDLENKGYAYPADGDVYYAVRQFSEYGKLSGRKLEDMQAGKSDRVNLEDPEYQKKKDPFDFALWKAAKPGEPAWDSPWGEGRPGWHIECSAMVRDRLGDTIDIHAGGADLIFPHHENEIAQSEAVTGKPLSRYWLHNGMVKVDGEKMSKSLGNFTTIRDLLDRGVEPMAVRLFVLQAQYRKPIDFTDEAIAAATNGWHTLKEGLLFGYEYGEKLGWDVKDTANGKEISTSYIERFQEAVNDDFNFPGGLAVIFELAKELRREGNIIMHEGKTETPADELLQQWQTLVTLAGVLGLEAKLEAETPTSDGLSDAEIEDLIQQRQAARKAKNFAEGDRIRNELQAKGITLIDSKDGTRWHRG, encoded by the coding sequence ATGACCCTAACTCTTTACAATACCCTCACCCGTCGCCAGGAACCTTTTGAAACAGTAGAACCAGGTAAGGTTAAGATGTATTACTGCGGCGTGACGGTATACGACTACTGCCATTTGGGTCATGCCAGAGCGTGTATTGTTTGGGATGTAGTACGGCGATATCTTCAGTTTATCGGCTATGAAGTGCGCTATATCCAGAATTTTACCGATATTGATGACAAGATTCTGAATCGAGCAAGGCAAGAACACTCATCAATGGAAGCTGTTGCCGATCGCTTCATTAAAGCTTACTTTGAGGATATGGGCAGGCTGGGAATTAAAAAAGCTGATGAGTATCCCCGTGCTACCCACACGATGAATGGCATTCAACGGCTAATTCACGATTTAGAAAATAAAGGTTATGCCTACCCCGCCGATGGTGACGTTTACTATGCGGTACGCCAGTTTTCTGAGTATGGCAAGCTTTCGGGGCGGAAGCTAGAAGATATGCAAGCGGGTAAAAGCGATCGCGTTAACTTAGAAGATCCAGAATACCAAAAGAAAAAAGATCCCTTTGACTTTGCTTTGTGGAAAGCAGCAAAACCAGGAGAACCTGCTTGGGATTCTCCTTGGGGTGAAGGGCGTCCGGGGTGGCATATAGAATGTTCGGCAATGGTGCGCGATCGCTTGGGCGATACCATAGACATTCATGCTGGCGGTGCTGACTTAATTTTTCCGCACCACGAAAACGAAATTGCCCAATCTGAGGCGGTGACAGGCAAACCTTTATCTCGCTATTGGCTGCACAACGGCATGGTGAAGGTAGATGGCGAGAAAATGTCTAAGTCTTTAGGTAACTTTACCACCATCCGCGACTTATTAGATCGAGGGGTGGAACCGATGGCAGTGCGGTTGTTTGTGCTGCAAGCCCAATATCGCAAGCCTATCGATTTTACCGATGAAGCGATCGCTGCTGCTACCAACGGCTGGCACACCCTGAAAGAAGGTTTGCTGTTTGGCTATGAATATGGCGAAAAACTTGGTTGGGATGTCAAGGACACGGCGAATGGAAAAGAAATCTCCACTTCCTATATAGAACGTTTTCAAGAAGCTGTGAATGATGACTTTAATTTTCCTGGTGGATTAGCAGTGATTTTTGAATTAGCTAAAGAACTGCGTCGCGAGGGAAATATCATCATGCATGAAGGCAAAACAGAAACTCCAGCAGATGAATTACTTCAACAGTGGCAAACACTTGTAACATTGGCGGGAGTTTTAGGTTTAGAAGCCAAATTAGAAGCTGAAACTCCTACAAGTGATGGCTTAAGCGATGCAGAAATTGAAGATTTAATTCAACAACGCCAAGCAGCCAGAAAAGCTAAGAATTTTGCCGAAGGCGATCGCATCCGCAATGAACTACAAGCTAAAGGTATTACCTTAATTGATAGTAAGGATGGCACTCGTTGGCACCGAGGTTAA
- a CDS encoding peptidase U62 modulator of DNA gyrase: MFSELTKAIAHLNIPADWIGIRAVKETAANRHVRDGLPQANGKYSTMGAMLEVLVNGSLGYAATNSLDLASLQAAAEIAYKQALVASEWRIYDFRETERPKVVGEYNSPFLEPLDALSPGEINDLLIRICQTLKVSDKVVQTTASFTSSEKETWFVSSNGSEVYQKFLSVGAHYGATAQDGAIVQQRTNNGWHANCYQGGLELLKQEGLWHRVQQVGAQAVELLTADECPNTRTNLVLAPDQMMLQIHESVGHPLEIDRILGDERNYAGGSFVNKSDFGNLVYGSPLMNITFDPTVPGEFASYSFDDTGAVATREYLIKEGVLQRGLGSLESQARAGVAGVACARASSWNRPAIDRMANLNLEPGNASFDEIIAGIEHGVYMESNRSWSIDDRRYKFQFGCEYGKLIENGKLTKTLRNPNYRATTPEFWQSLIKVGDASNWQIYGTPFCGKGEPNQAIWVGHGSPVCLFANVEVFGGGS, encoded by the coding sequence ATGTTTTCTGAACTAACCAAAGCGATCGCTCATCTCAATATTCCCGCTGATTGGATCGGGATTAGAGCTGTTAAAGAAACAGCCGCTAACCGTCATGTTCGTGATGGCTTACCGCAAGCTAACGGCAAATACTCCACAATGGGGGCAATGTTGGAAGTTTTGGTCAATGGCAGTTTGGGTTATGCTGCTACCAATTCTCTAGACCTTGCTAGCTTACAAGCTGCTGCGGAAATAGCGTATAAACAGGCACTAGTAGCCAGCGAATGGCGGATATATGATTTCCGTGAGACTGAGCGCCCGAAAGTCGTGGGTGAATATAACTCACCATTTTTAGAACCATTAGATGCTCTCAGCCCTGGTGAAATTAACGATCTGCTGATTCGGATTTGTCAAACGTTGAAAGTTAGCGACAAAGTTGTGCAAACCACAGCTAGCTTTACCAGCAGCGAAAAAGAGACATGGTTTGTCAGCAGCAATGGTTCAGAAGTTTACCAGAAATTTCTCTCTGTTGGTGCGCATTACGGAGCTACTGCCCAAGATGGTGCGATCGTCCAGCAGCGTACTAACAACGGCTGGCACGCCAACTGTTACCAAGGTGGACTAGAACTATTAAAACAGGAAGGTTTATGGCATCGGGTACAACAAGTTGGCGCGCAAGCAGTTGAACTGTTGACAGCAGATGAGTGCCCCAATACACGCACTAATCTAGTGTTAGCACCAGACCAAATGATGTTGCAAATTCATGAAAGCGTTGGGCATCCTTTAGAAATTGACCGAATTTTAGGAGATGAGCGTAACTACGCTGGAGGTAGCTTTGTTAACAAAAGCGATTTTGGTAACTTAGTCTACGGTTCGCCACTGATGAACATTACCTTTGACCCCACTGTACCCGGTGAATTTGCTAGTTACAGCTTTGACGATACGGGTGCTGTAGCCACACGAGAGTATTTAATTAAAGAAGGCGTACTTCAAAGAGGTTTGGGTAGTCTTGAAAGCCAAGCCAGAGCAGGTGTAGCAGGTGTAGCCTGTGCCCGTGCTTCCTCTTGGAATCGTCCCGCGATCGATCGCATGGCCAACTTGAATTTAGAGCCAGGAAACGCCAGCTTTGACGAAATTATCGCCGGGATTGAACATGGTGTTTACATGGAATCTAACCGTTCTTGGTCAATAGACGATCGCCGTTATAAATTTCAGTTTGGTTGCGAGTATGGCAAATTAATTGAAAATGGCAAACTCACCAAGACCCTGCGTAACCCTAACTATCGCGCCACAACTCCAGAATTTTGGCAAAGCTTAATCAAAGTTGGTGATGCTTCTAATTGGCAAATTTACGGTACTCCTTTCTGCGGTAAAGGCGAACCAAATCAAGCAATTTGGGTAGGACATGGTTCACCAGTTTGTCTATTTGCTAACGTCGAAGTGTTTGGTGGTGGTAGTTAA
- a CDS encoding Ycf66 family protein, with amino-acid sequence MPILNALFLQQVNFGLNTASLLGILYIIFGILYMIFMVFLLFRRASRLNSIAFVIYLFQALLIPSIMLLCGFIFVFQGWRLDPILQFAQFLLTILIIYFSAKDILINEVYRNR; translated from the coding sequence ATGCCCATCTTAAATGCATTATTTTTACAGCAAGTTAATTTTGGTTTAAATACAGCTAGCTTGCTGGGAATACTATATATAATTTTCGGTATATTGTATATGATTTTTATGGTATTTTTGCTATTTAGACGTGCTAGCAGGCTTAATAGTATAGCTTTTGTTATTTATCTGTTTCAAGCACTTTTAATACCAAGTATTATGTTACTTTGTGGCTTTATTTTTGTTTTTCAGGGCTGGCGATTAGATCCAATCCTGCAATTTGCTCAATTTTTATTAACTATATTAATTATTTACTTCAGTGCTAAAGATATTCTCATCAATGAAGTTTACAGAAATAGGTAA
- a CDS encoding prolipoprotein diacylglyceryl transferase, which yields MALDLSTLPLAFQFTSPGPILWRIGPITIRWYGLLIATAVLIGVSLSQYLAKRRNVNPDLLSDLSIWLVVGAIPAARLYYVLFQWPEYAQHPDRIIAIWQGGIAIHGAILGGLVAALIFAKLKQVSFWQLADLVAPSLILGQAIGRWGNFFNSEAFGDPTNLPWRLYIPPDRRPPELANFEYFHPTFLYESLWDLMVFALLITLFVRSLQGKPRLKIGTLFLTYLVAYSLGRFWIEGFRTDSLMLGPLRMAQVVSLIGILLGLAGLAWLYLAKRPLPDVVSSPRSNGAIEGIRETGKTGKK from the coding sequence ATGGCACTGGATCTTTCCACTTTGCCTTTGGCATTTCAATTTACTTCTCCAGGGCCGATTCTCTGGAGAATAGGGCCAATAACTATTCGCTGGTATGGCTTATTAATCGCCACCGCAGTGTTAATTGGTGTCAGCCTTTCCCAGTATTTGGCAAAGCGTCGTAACGTTAACCCGGATTTACTCAGCGATTTGTCAATTTGGCTGGTGGTTGGGGCAATTCCGGCAGCAAGGCTATATTACGTTTTGTTTCAATGGCCAGAATATGCCCAGCACCCAGACCGAATAATCGCTATTTGGCAAGGAGGAATTGCAATTCACGGCGCAATTCTAGGTGGGCTGGTGGCGGCTTTAATATTTGCCAAACTCAAGCAAGTTTCGTTTTGGCAACTAGCAGATTTAGTAGCGCCTTCGCTGATTTTAGGGCAGGCGATCGGGCGTTGGGGAAATTTCTTCAACTCAGAAGCTTTTGGCGACCCGACCAATTTACCTTGGAGGCTATATATTCCACCGGATCGTCGTCCTCCAGAGTTAGCTAATTTTGAGTACTTTCATCCTACTTTTCTCTACGAATCTTTATGGGATTTAATGGTGTTTGCCTTGCTAATAACGTTATTTGTTCGGAGTTTGCAAGGAAAACCACGCTTAAAGATCGGGACGCTGTTTCTAACTTACTTAGTAGCCTACAGCCTAGGACGTTTTTGGATTGAAGGTTTTCGTACTGATAGCCTCATGTTAGGGCCGCTGAGAATGGCTCAAGTCGTGAGTTTAATCGGAATTCTATTAGGATTAGCTGGGTTAGCTTGGCTTTACTTGGCTAAACGTCCTTTGCCAGATGTCGTTTCCAGCCCTAGAAGTAATGGAGCGATAGAGGGAATAAGAGAAACAGGCAAGACAGGGAAAAAATAA
- a CDS encoding precorrin-4 C(11)-methyltransferase, giving the protein MSRVTDKICSPKNLEQLEPKVYIVGAGPGDPDLLTVKAQKLLAVAEVILFADSLIPEEILNICRPDAEIIRTANKTLEEIVPLITERVRSHKSVVRLHSGDPSLYSAIHEQMQLLKEAEIPFEIIPGISAFQAAAATLQVELTVPNLVQTIILTRISGCTGVPAREELATLASHQASLCLYLSARHVAEAQAKLLEHYPAETPVAICFRVGWADEKIRVVPLKEMADCTQKEQLIRTTLYIISPALSPAAGRSRLYHPEHHHLFRSSHH; this is encoded by the coding sequence ATGAGTAGAGTTACTGATAAAATATGTTCCCCAAAAAACCTAGAGCAACTAGAACCAAAGGTTTACATTGTCGGGGCAGGCCCTGGAGATCCCGATTTATTAACGGTCAAAGCGCAAAAACTACTGGCTGTAGCCGAGGTAATTTTATTTGCTGATTCTTTAATACCCGAAGAAATTTTAAATATTTGTCGTCCAGATGCAGAAATTATTCGGACTGCAAATAAAACTTTAGAAGAGATTGTACCCCTGATAACAGAACGGGTGCGATCGCATAAATCTGTAGTGCGTCTTCATTCCGGCGATCCCAGCCTCTACAGCGCTATCCACGAACAAATGCAACTGCTAAAAGAAGCTGAGATTCCCTTTGAAATCATTCCTGGGATCAGTGCTTTTCAAGCCGCAGCCGCCACGCTCCAAGTCGAACTAACTGTCCCTAATTTAGTGCAAACTATCATTTTGACACGCATTAGCGGATGTACAGGAGTTCCTGCTAGAGAAGAATTAGCAACTTTGGCATCACATCAGGCTAGTCTTTGCTTATATCTGAGTGCGCGTCATGTTGCAGAAGCCCAAGCGAAGTTACTAGAACATTATCCAGCCGAAACCCCAGTGGCGATTTGCTTTCGTGTCGGCTGGGCTGATGAAAAAATTCGGGTGGTTCCCCTAAAGGAGATGGCAGATTGTACCCAGAAAGAACAGCTGATACGCACCACACTTTACATTATCAGCCCGGCACTTTCACCAGCAGCAGGGCGATCGCGCCTATACCATCCCGAACATCATCATTTATTTCGCTCATCTCATCATTAG
- a CDS encoding polysaccharide pyruvyl transferase — protein MRALLSGYYGKGNGGDEALLATLLQMLPPHVTPVVLSGNPEETRDRYNVESHDRMAFLSVLQALRSCDALIWGGGSLIQDVTSMMNPFYYGGLMTLAQKMGLKTVAWAQGIGPLKRPQTRWLARQTFAGCTKVSVRDRASANLLADWQIPCILAPDPVWALESKPVPGLWDLPAPRVAVTLRSHPQLTETCLANLTRALADFQKATQTFILLLPFQKSEDLGIAEAIQPQLKDVSQIMCLEDPQLLKGVYRGVEMVIGMRLHSLIMAAAEGCRCFALSYDPKVNRLMEDLSMPGWDLTAIPEDPNLISTTWMEHYANGDPLSPEQIQSLVDRALMHRELLSEALTVY, from the coding sequence ATGCGGGCGTTATTATCTGGATATTACGGAAAAGGTAATGGTGGTGACGAAGCTTTATTGGCAACGCTTTTGCAAATGCTACCGCCTCATGTCACGCCTGTAGTGCTTTCTGGTAATCCTGAGGAAACCCGCGATCGCTATAATGTAGAATCTCACGATCGCATGGCTTTTTTATCTGTACTGCAAGCTTTGCGCTCTTGTGATGCTTTGATTTGGGGCGGTGGCAGTTTAATCCAAGATGTTACCAGTATGATGAACCCATTTTATTATGGGGGATTGATGACTTTGGCACAGAAAATGGGTTTAAAAACTGTTGCTTGGGCCCAAGGAATTGGCCCTTTAAAGCGTCCGCAAACTCGTTGGTTAGCAAGACAAACTTTTGCTGGTTGTACCAAGGTCAGCGTACGCGATCGCGCTAGTGCTAATTTATTAGCTGATTGGCAAATTCCTTGTATTCTTGCACCCGATCCCGTTTGGGCTTTGGAATCGAAGCCAGTACCCGGACTTTGGGATTTACCTGCTCCCAGAGTGGCTGTGACTTTGCGATCGCATCCTCAACTTACAGAAACGTGCTTGGCAAATTTAACTCGCGCTTTGGCTGATTTCCAAAAGGCGACGCAAACGTTTATTCTACTACTGCCATTTCAAAAAAGTGAAGATTTAGGTATTGCTGAGGCAATTCAACCTCAACTCAAAGATGTAAGCCAGATTATGTGTCTGGAAGATCCGCAACTTTTAAAAGGTGTGTATCGCGGTGTGGAGATGGTCATTGGTATGCGCCTGCACAGTTTAATTATGGCAGCAGCTGAAGGATGTCGCTGTTTTGCTCTCAGTTACGACCCTAAGGTAAATCGTCTGATGGAAGACTTGTCTATGCCAGGGTGGGATTTGACAGCCATACCTGAAGATCCCAATTTAATTAGTACAACTTGGATGGAGCATTATGCTAATGGCGATCCACTGTCGCCGGAGCAAATTCAGTCTTTGGTAGATCGCGCCTTAATGCACCGTGAATTATTGAGTGAAGCTTTAACAGTCTACTAA
- a CDS encoding 1-(5-phosphoribosyl)-5-[(5-phosphoribosylamino) methylideneamino]imidazole-4-carboxamide isomerase, giving the protein MDVIPAIDLLEGRCVRLYQGDYDRSQVFSENPADVAKQWVEQGATRLHVVDLDGAKAGKVVNLRAIEAIAQAVSVPIQVGGGMRDRASVQQVLNIGIQRAILGTIAVEQPQLVQQLCQEFPGQIVIGIDARNGLVATRGWLETSEVLATQLAVQMQELGAAAIIYTDIHRDGTLSGPNLDALRELAATISIPVIASGGVSSVTDLLSLLALEPQGVTSVIVGRALYTGDIDLKEALRAIGPGRIQDIPPNLDFSPFA; this is encoded by the coding sequence ATGGATGTAATTCCAGCAATTGATTTACTAGAAGGCCGCTGTGTGAGACTTTATCAGGGAGACTACGATCGCTCGCAAGTTTTTAGCGAAAACCCTGCTGATGTTGCCAAACAGTGGGTTGAACAAGGTGCTACGAGGCTACACGTAGTCGATCTAGATGGTGCTAAAGCCGGTAAAGTAGTAAACTTGAGAGCAATTGAAGCGATCGCTCAAGCGGTATCAGTACCGATTCAAGTTGGCGGGGGAATGCGCGATCGCGCTAGCGTACAACAAGTACTAAATATCGGCATACAGCGAGCAATTCTTGGAACCATTGCTGTAGAACAACCGCAGCTAGTACAGCAACTCTGCCAAGAATTCCCCGGACAGATTGTTATTGGTATTGATGCGAGAAACGGACTTGTAGCAACTCGCGGTTGGCTAGAAACTTCAGAAGTTTTAGCTACACAACTAGCTGTACAAATGCAAGAATTGGGTGCAGCCGCGATTATTTATACTGATATCCACCGCGATGGTACTCTCTCTGGCCCTAATTTAGACGCTTTACGAGAACTTGCTGCCACAATTTCTATACCAGTAATTGCTTCTGGTGGGGTGAGTTCTGTCACCGATTTGTTGAGCTTGTTGGCATTAGAACCACAAGGTGTAACTAGTGTAATTGTTGGTCGTGCCTTATATACAGGCGATATTGACCTCAAAGAAGCACTGCGTGCGATCGGGCCAGGACGTATTCAAGATATTCCGCCCAATCTAGATTTTTCTCCGTTTGCTTAA
- a CDS encoding two component transcriptional regulator: protein MYTSESTKFSAKADIGQTSRILVVEDEELIREMLVVALEEEGYGVVTATDGRSAVEYLKSFEPNSGEVAFDLVILDLMLPQINGLDICRLLRHQGNPVPILMLSAKGSETDRVLGLEVGADDYLTKPFSMRELVARCRALLRRQRFSALPQLPVLKYKDVSLNPQECRVLVRGQEVSLSPKEFRLLELFMSYARRVWSREQLLDQVWGPDFVGDSKTVDVHIRWLREKLELDPSRPEYIVTVRGFGYRFG, encoded by the coding sequence ATGTATACCAGCGAATCAACCAAGTTTTCTGCCAAAGCGGACATAGGCCAAACAAGCCGCATTCTAGTAGTAGAAGATGAAGAACTAATCCGGGAAATGCTAGTGGTAGCGTTGGAGGAAGAAGGCTATGGAGTAGTCACAGCTACTGATGGGCGATCGGCTGTAGAATATCTCAAGAGTTTTGAACCCAACTCAGGAGAAGTTGCCTTTGATTTGGTAATCCTTGATTTAATGCTGCCACAAATCAATGGATTAGATATTTGTCGCTTGCTACGTCACCAAGGCAACCCAGTACCGATTTTAATGCTGAGTGCCAAAGGTAGCGAAACTGATCGGGTTCTGGGTTTAGAAGTAGGAGCAGATGACTATCTCACCAAACCCTTTAGTATGCGAGAGTTAGTTGCTCGCTGTCGGGCTTTACTGCGCCGTCAACGCTTCAGCGCTTTGCCTCAGCTACCAGTATTAAAGTACAAAGATGTCAGCTTAAATCCCCAAGAGTGTCGCGTGTTGGTTCGCGGTCAAGAAGTGAGTTTGTCGCCGAAAGAATTTCGACTGCTAGAACTGTTTATGAGTTATGCGCGACGAGTTTGGTCGCGGGAACAACTATTAGATCAGGTATGGGGGCCTGATTTTGTCGGCGATAGTAAAACTGTAGACGTTCACATCCGTTGGTTGCGGGAAAAATTAGAGCTAGATCCTAGTCGTCCGGAGTATATTGTGACTGTCAGAGGTTTTGGCTATCGATTTGGATAA
- a CDS encoding histidine kinase, which translates to MLLLGFFLGLALGIGFWIWQQVQLERYLERVLKPLNYHSSKLVLPLIPDLRQKIAMVKQQRQDLQQSLETYQELLDVAPLGYLQVDEENQLLWCNQQAREILYLERWQPGQVRLLLELVRSYELDRLIEQTRDSQQPRVKEWVFHPSCEDATAMLEIKSLALKASSFPLPQGQVGVFLENRQPLLDMNQVRDRSFSDLAHELRTPLTSIRLVVETLQNRLEPPLNRWVNRLMQEVDRLINLVQGWLDLTQMETNPSIQLHPEAVEVRSLIASVWETLEPLAQRQHLNLNYSGAESLWIKADRSRMYQVFLNLLDNSIKYSPPCTTIQVQAKILAAKDTHKGNPTFPTLEINIIDAGVGFSETDLPHVFERFYRGDKARTRDRLQDTNSTTTIVGSGLGLAIVKQIVIAHGGLIKAMNHPETGGAWIQVYLPEAMANNPSQDYS; encoded by the coding sequence ATGCTCTTATTGGGATTTTTTTTGGGTTTAGCGCTAGGTATTGGGTTTTGGATTTGGCAACAGGTTCAACTAGAGCGTTACCTAGAGCGAGTACTCAAACCTTTAAATTATCACTCTTCCAAACTCGTATTGCCGCTAATCCCTGATTTACGGCAGAAAATTGCAATGGTGAAGCAGCAACGACAAGATTTACAGCAGTCGCTGGAAACCTATCAAGAACTGCTGGATGTTGCTCCATTGGGATATTTGCAGGTAGATGAAGAAAATCAACTGCTGTGGTGCAATCAGCAGGCTAGGGAGATATTGTATCTGGAGCGATGGCAACCAGGTCAAGTGCGATTATTACTGGAATTAGTGCGTTCTTATGAACTCGATCGCTTAATTGAACAAACTCGCGATTCTCAACAACCACGGGTGAAAGAGTGGGTATTTCACCCCTCTTGTGAGGATGCAACAGCAATGTTAGAAATAAAATCGCTGGCTCTCAAGGCATCTAGCTTCCCCTTACCTCAGGGGCAAGTCGGGGTATTTTTAGAAAATCGCCAACCCCTGCTAGATATGAATCAAGTAAGAGATCGTTCTTTTTCGGATTTAGCCCACGAACTCAGAACACCTTTGACTTCGATTCGTCTGGTGGTGGAGACTTTGCAAAACCGTTTAGAACCACCTTTAAATCGTTGGGTTAACCGCCTGATGCAGGAAGTCGATCGCTTGATCAACTTGGTACAAGGTTGGTTAGATCTGACTCAAATGGAAACCAATCCTAGCATTCAACTGCACCCAGAAGCAGTAGAAGTGCGATCGCTAATTGCATCGGTTTGGGAAACTTTAGAACCATTGGCACAAAGGCAGCATCTCAATCTTAACTATTCTGGAGCAGAATCTCTGTGGATTAAAGCCGATCGCTCTCGGATGTACCAAGTGTTTCTGAATTTGCTAGATAACAGCATTAAATACAGTCCTCCTTGTACAACTATTCAAGTCCAAGCCAAAATATTAGCGGCAAAAGATACTCATAAGGGCAATCCTACTTTCCCTACCTTGGAAATCAATATCATTGATGCGGGAGTGGGATTTTCAGAAACCGATTTACCTCACGTTTTTGAGCGTTTTTACCGAGGAGATAAAGCTCGGACGCGCGATCGACTACAAGATACTAATTCCACAACTACAATTGTTGGTAGTGGTTTAGGTTTGGCAATAGTTAAACAAATTGTGATCGCTCATGGTGGTTTAATCAAAGCCATGAATCACCCGGAAACTGGTGGCGCATGGATACAAGTCTATCTCCCAGAAGCGATGGCAAATAACCCAAGCCAAGACTATAGTTAA